aaagtacttTAAGAATGTTACCAATGAAATTTGTGTTGAATGAATCTTAACAAGCCCCAGATCGTCTACTTAATGGCACAGGTAAATCATAAATATCGTGACGTGAAATATGCTCGATGAAACAAAAGTTATCTTATTATACAACGATATACGCTTTGGCCTCACCGACAAGTCTCTACAATGTATCTTAAGGTGTAAGTGAAATAGCAATAAGGTCTGAACGAGACACCGTCTGATTTGGTTGACAATTTAGAACGATTCAGCCCTTCTGACATCTCGGAAGACAGAATTGCAAATAGATTTGGTCGTCCACATGTATGTACTGTGTATGCCAGGGAAAAAAATGTAGAAACATGCATGATCAACCATGAGTTCTCTCATCAAATACACAGCTTTTAATAAAAGAATTACGAGTACGTATAAATCTATATCATTCATATTTCGTTCATCATTCTTTCTTCATGTGTAACATAAAATAGTTACGAAGTACACTAGTACAAAATCTTGTGGTGGTGTTTTAATCGGCTAATCCTAAAATCTTCATATTCAACAAGGCAGAGGCTAGTGGGGGCCATCGATAATAGTTATTAGTTAACATGTATTTCATATTTCACCATATTTGCAGCATAGTTTTATTCACCATTGTCATCAAAAAAATTTCAGAAATGTAACGAGAAATAAACCTAGAGGCAGGTAGGGGCATGGGAGTTGGGCCGTAAACAAGACTAAACATATGATGTTGACCGTTGACAGATTCGTCCTCTCTGCCAGGTTTCCTGATTGTGGGGCCCATCTTTTCAATAACACTGTCTTCAACGCAATTCCAAATCCATGCACCGCGCGTGAAGGTACGTGTTGGGCTATATATAAAGCCCATTTTAGAATCAAACAATGGCCACtctatttcctttttttcaCAGGCCTAAACCAGGAAATACATAAATGTTATCAAATTAATACGAATAGTTTCATTACTAGTAAGTTTAGACCAATGGGCCTTAATGTTTCTCAGACTTGCCGATTGCCATGGAGTGTCGGAAAAATTCGAGTTCGGACCAGTGTCTATGTTTTGCATTAGACTAAGCAATTAAGCTTGATTCTACCctaatctttttttcttgtaataaaTTCGAAATGGTTTCAAACATATATGAGTCTCATGATCACATTACATTTTCCACATTGGAATGACATAagtcaatatataaaaacagcTCCATTGCTAGAGAAGAATCCTTCAAGCTTTGACGCAGCAGTTGAAGCAGCTGAAGATGCTTCTCCTCGTCTGTTTCCAAACGACCACAAACCAAACTCTCATCATGATCAATACCAACTTAATAAAACTAGATTCAAATAAGAATATTGATAGtaatgcaaataaaaaataatcatgtTTGAAACGATCAAAGGTGCTTTGGAATCTTACGGAAGGGGAATGTGGTTGGTGATGGTGGGCTGGAGAGAAGTGATGTTGGTTTTCACTATGGACCGTGGTGAGCTTAGCGGTTGCTGTAGCTGACTCGGGTGGCTTGACGAGTTCATCCTCGTTGCCAAGACTGGCTCGAGAAGGGTCTCTCTTGTTCTGTTTCCTCATCTCTCTAATCTTGGTGAAATCCATGGAGTAATCAGGAATAGTTCCTCCTCCTTTCTGGTCCCAATCACCAAACTGTGGCACTGATAGCCATGGAGAGTTCTTCTGCaaacccaacaaaaaaaaaccaaacaattataaataaaaaaaattaactaatcaaaatggtttcatactttaaaaaaaaatacagagcTATTTACAAGGCGATGCATATCGTGAGAACTGTTTCTAAGCTTTGGAATGCAACTGACTTTAATAGGGAGACTGTTGTTGATGATCGAGAAAAAATCTGAGTAAAAGTAGGATCTTCTTATGTATCCAATAAAGGTAAACACAAAGTTTGACAAGAGTTCTGCTTCCAAGAATCGGAAAAAGAGAGAAGCTTTACTCGATTTTTGATACCGAGACGCAATCAAACGCGTGTCATCGCTAAAACAGTATCAGtactgtttggagctttgttTTCTTTAAGTGTAAAGACCCATGTTCGATTCCCGACAGAAGCACAACGAAACAAGCAGATCTTTGATTTCAtagtttaaaacaaaatatctagGGAAACAAACAAACGCACAAGACAAGAGACGTAAAACAGATATGAAGATGGTTTGTACCTCTTTTCGATCATCCTCCATTTGATTAAAACCTGTAGAAGATATGGTTTTAGATAGAGTAAGATATATTAGTCCTTCTGAATCCTTCTGAGCCAAATCAAAAGTGAAGCTAGAGAGACGACTCACTTGTAAGAAAATTAAAGACTCGCTTGTATTTATTACAGCAAAGAAAAGAACAGCTCGTTTTAtcaatcaaatttatttttatttcatggcCAATACTAATATGGCAATTAATAAACAATTACGGAAAGTCTGAGGTAGCGTGTAATAATCACGAGAATGCCATTTATGACTTTTTATCCCCTCTAtgtctgtctctctctctcctttcggCGTTGGTCAAATTAAAGAATCTGATGTCAGGGGGGCATTAAAGTATTTTAGGtagaaaatattacaaatgTTGACCTAAGTTATTTCTTCTTTCTCCcaactgtttataattaatattgtgGTCCATAGTCATAGTAATTCCAGTTATGACTAGAAAGTCggtttgaaataattttaatcTATATTAAGTTGACTAATTGATAACTTCATTCAGCCTGTCAGCATTTCAGGGTTAGAGGATATGATCTCATTGATATTTTTAAGGTGTATTATGATAACTTTAATATTGATTGGATCAAATAATATCTTTAGCGACAAAATAATTTAGAACATTACATGTAACCGAACCGAATAAATTTTATGCGGACATCAAACTGAAGCGTGACACCGGTTTTGGAAACCCGAACCAAACTCCAAACCACCGTAATTCCAATTTCCAGTGATATGATTACTTAGAACCGGAGGATTTATCCATTTCGGAACCGGACCGGCTACGAACAATGACTCAACCAACGATCCAGCTTCACTAACAGCTTGCAAAAACTTACCGTTTTCCGGCAGCACTCCTCCGATCATCTCCAGCACAACGGTTTCGTAATCTCTCATATTCTCAACCACAAAACACATCTGATTCGACAGAACGCTGAGATCCAACGGACATGAATTCACACTAAAGTTCGACGGAGATTCGCCGGGAAAAAGATCGTAACTATAATTTTGATGACCGGTAGATTCATCTGCGGGTTCTAGGTAGTAACTGCGTATTTTTTCTTTAGATAACAGTACAGTGTTGAGGAGTTCCCGTAACTGAGAGAGTTCGGCGAGTGAATGCATCAGTTGCTCTCTTGCTTCGTCTCTTTCTTGGATGGCAAGTCTCCACAACTGATAAAGCTGCTGAGTTTCTTGGTACATGTTTATACACCCTTTGTGAAAATTGTGAACTGGGAAAGAAGATTTAAGAAACGTGGGATAGCTTAGCttaaatatatagtaataaataaataacgagtttaattatacataaattTTTGTAGTGTGATCTTCTTTAATGCCTTAAATGAAGATGGAAAGCTTAGTTGTTCTTTCCGAGCTTGTTGTTTATCGGAGAATATTCTACTGATTTACTTGCATTATATATCGGTTATATAAGGTGATTTAGACATTATAATTAgggaaatataatattttatattgatgAAGTCCTAAGAACACTTCCATTGGAGGTATCTAccattaaaattctaaaatatatatatatatgtgtatttatatattaatattctttctgttttttaatataagtcattttatgttctatattatatgatttttttcagttttctatgtaaaatttattaacacttaatgatATATGACTAATGATAatatactttctattttattattggttgatttgtggttaggtaaataattaatgatgttttgtttagaaaatatattaaaaaaaaattttaatctatGTCCACAATTCTAAAAtgacatatattaaaaaaagcgGAGGAAGTATTTAATTGTGGTGTTACTAATTTTATGGAAAACTAATGTTTATAGaaattttagtttggttttccacaaaattaataaccccacaattaaatattagtattaatatatatacataaatatatattttttagaacCTCAATGATAAAATTTCTCATTGGGGGTACTCTAAGatctattaatatttttatttttggtcctCTTTATAAAAAGAATGAGATGTTCTAAACAATTTTGAGCTTTCTGAATGGTTGATGATTTGACACGTGACAATTTACAAGCCTTGAGTTGACATGAATACGTGTATTTTTCGTAAGACTCTTCGCACACGCAATAGAAAACTCCAGAGTCTTTGATTACTATTAGGACTCTTGTTCTGTTTCGTTGTCAAAAACAAACATTTTCAATCGTTTGATCCTTTGATATCTACAGTAGACTAATTATATCCACAATGGATTTAACGATGAACCTTCATAGCTTAAACCTTCGTTCTACGTTATTCACTAGTCCTCTTTCTTGCCCTACACCATCCACCCTCAAACTCTCCTCTGTTTCTAAACCTAGACGACGAGTAATTTTCAATATCAGAGCGACGAACGAGCTCGAGTCGCTCTTCTTGACAGAAGATCACGATCGTAAACCGATCGTTAAGCATTCAAACGACGGTGCGTCTGCGATATCTTCCGGAGTGAGACTTGAAAACATAAGCAAGAGGTACGAAGGCGTTACGGTGCTCAAGGACGTGAGCTGGGAAGTGAAGAAAGGCGAAAAGGTAGGGTTGATCGGCGTCAACGGCGCGGGCAAGACGACGCAGCTCAAGATAATCACCGGCCAAGAGGAACCCGATTCGGGGAACGTCATTAGAGCCAAACCCAATATGAAAGTCTCTTTCTTGAGTCAGGAGTTCGAGGTTTCGATGGGGAAGACAGTGAAGGAAGAGTTCATGAGTGCGTTTAACGAAGAGATGGAGATTTCGAGGAAGCTTGAGAAGTTGCAGAAGGGGATAGAGGGAGCTGTTGATGATTTAGACTTAATGGGAAGGTTACTAGACGAGTTTGATTCCTTGCAGAGAAGAGCTCAAGAGGTTGGTTTGGATTCTATCGATGCGAAAGTCAGTAAGATAATGCCGGAGCTGGGGTTTTGTGAAGAGGATGCAGATAGGCTTGTGGCTTCTTTTAGCAGTGGGTGGCAAATGAGAATGTCTCTTGGGAAGATCTTGCTTCAGGTATATgaattaattaatgattctTGTTACTGTTACAGCAGGTCCTGAGACTTTGTAGGCCTATTACCATTTTGGATCCGAATGGTAACATGCGGAACAAGTGTGTTGCTATcctaataacaacaaaaatatatagatacatATACCTAGTAGAGCTTTTTGTTACTATTATAGGTGTTAACATTCAGAGCTTTtgtaagtttaaatttttttttttttttttacaatttggaagtttatatataatttttttttaagtttaggggttatatAGACCAATGCTTCACTAGCCTATGCTTATGACCGGCCATTTACTGAACCTATATAGCTAAAGTGTGAGTATTGTGTATAGGACCCAGATTTGCTGCTTTTGGATGAACCAACGAATCATTTGGATCTTGAAACCATTGAGTGGCTTGAAGGCTACTTGAGTAAGCAAGATGTGCCCATGGTTATAATATCTCATGACAGAGCCTTTCTTGATCAGTTATGTACCAAGATTGTGGAAACCGAGATGGGTGTGTCCAGGACTTTTGTGGGCAACTACTCTCAGTATGTGATTTCAAAGGCAGAGTGGGTCGAAGCTCAGTATGCCGCTTGGGAGAAGCAACAGAAAGAGATTGAAGCAACAAAGGATTTGATCGGTAGACTAAGTGCTGGAGCAAACTCTGGTCGAGCTTCTTCTGCAGAGAAGGTAAAAATATAAACTAGCAGCAACGTTTTACTTACTACTTATCAAGCAGATGGTGTATAACTTTGTGTGATGAATAGAAACTAGAGAAGCTCCAAGAAGGAGAGCAGATAGAGAAGCCGTTTCAGAGGAAGCAAATGAAGATTAGGTTTCCTGAATGTGGATTAAGTGGGAGATCTGTAGTTACTGTCAAGAATCTTGAATTTGGTTTTGAGGATAAGGTAAGatgataaaatatacaaaactaaTATTATGGAAGATATTgtattaaaaaagtaaaaaataaaaatataaaaaagttaagaaaatgCTGTTGGATATACCTTTTACTACTTGTGTCTGGTCTCATGGTTTGATCTGTGTCTGATGCATGCAGATGCTATTCAACAAGGCAAATCTAGTGATAGAAAGAGGAGAGAAGATAGCTATTATTGGTCCAAACGGGTGCGGTAAAAGCACTTTGTTGAAACTGATTATGGGTTTCGAGAAGCCTTTGAGAGGTGAAGTGATTCTAGGGGAGCACAATGTATTGCCAAACTACTTCGAGCAGAATCAGGTTTGTTCTGTCATAAAGAAAGCGCTTACTAGAGGGGATCATGAATATGGTTTTTACTCAGTTGTTGGTTTATAGGCAGAGGCTCTAGATTTGGATAAAACTGTGATTGAGACGGTTGTTGAAGCTGCTGTAGATTGGAGAATTGATGATATAAAAGGTCTTCTTGGTCGCTGCAACTTCAAAGCTGACATGTTTGATAGAAAGGTCTCTCTCTTGAGTGGTGGTGAGAAGGTAGtcttgtgtttttatttttttgcattcACAATAGTACTTCTATTTGGTGTGTACTTCATGACCGTTTCTCTCTTAGGCACGCCTTGCTTTCTGCAAGTTCATGGTGAAGCCATCCACTCTACTCGTGTTGGATGAACCCACCAATCACTTAGACATACCTTCAAAAGAAATGCTCGAGGTTTcttgttctttctcttttctgtTGGCTAAAACTATTCTTGGAGGTTGAATAAGTTCTGATACTATGATTCCTTTTTCAATAGGAGGCGATAAATGAGTACAAAGGCACAGTCATCACAGTCTCTCATGATCGATACTTCATTAAACAAATCGTCAACAGAGTTATTGAAGTCAGAGATGGTGGTTTAAAGGACTATGCAGGAGACTACAATGTAACAAAACATCTTCCAAGTTTCTTTCTTATCCACATTTGTCAAATTTGTTCATTCTAGATTTATCAAACATGAGATGTTTCTCAGTATTACCTGGAGAAGAATATGGAAGCAAGAGCCAAGGAGCTGGAGAGAGAAGCAGAACTGGAGGATAAAGCTCCAAAAGTGAAGGCAAAGTCAAAGATGTCAAAGGCTGAGAGAGAAGCACGGAAGAAGCAGAAGATGAGAGCGTTTCAAGCTTCCAAAAAGAAGTCAAAGTCCAGCAAAAATGCCAAGAGATGGAATTAAAGAAAAGCTTTACACTTCTTCTAGCCTTAGGTGTATGTATAGTATAGTTCATCCATTCTTGATCCCGTGTAAAGATATGGTTTAGTTTCTTTGAAAACTTAGACCATCCTTTGTAAACTATAGTATTTAACATGAACATTCGAGGCGATGAGGACTATTCATGAGAATACAATGTTAGATGTGTGTAAATTGCATATGTTTCTCAGTAATTGCCTATGAATGTTGAAGCTGGAGAGCTGGAAAgagcagaagaagatgaagtgaaAACATGTATCATTTCCAATAAAAGCTCCAAAGAGATGGAGTTGAAAGCTTCACAAGTAGCTTTATGTATATCATATTGCAAGCTTGGATCATACTTTGCAAATTACATTCATAATCATCCATTGTAAATTACATTCATTTAACATGAAGGTATAATATCCGGAGATACTTAAAAGCTTTATAATTTCAGACATGAAAAATTAAATCCAGACATCATCAGCTAAAAGACACCCCCTGATGTATGCTTATAATCTTTAATCTTGAGAATGTTTTGCACTACTCGAATCTCTTGACCAGGGAGAGATCATTGAGCATCTTCTCAATTGCTTCATCACTATGAGCTCTTCCTTTTGTCTACACACAAAAAGAAGCTTACATCATCTCATAAGTCGACAGACATAACAAGGCTATCTGAACTCCACTGAACAGAAGAAGgtagattatttttttataccTTAAGAGAAGGAACCATAGCCACTGCTTCTTCAGCGGTTTCAGGACAGAGATTGCCAAGGACACAGAGCTGTTCAATGCAATGGTTTTAAAGTCttgtgtcaaaaaaaaaacgacttagctgatgacaaaaaaaaggcaATCTCAAAAAGATTCAACATCTTACCTCAAACTCAGTGAGTTGATGTCTACTCAGTATTCTGTGGAATTTGAGTTAAGGTAAACCATGTTGCAGTCAAAATCATAAGCCATTCTCACAAAAAAAAGCAGAATCAAAGCATTTTAACGAAGATGCAAGCATGACAAAGCGCAACACATAGGTTAAATACTACaaagaaaaaactaattaaCAAAGAGGATACTCTCGAACTTGTCGAACAGCATCTGGATTCTTGTAGCGGCTAAAACGCTTCACATACTGCAACGACTTCTCAAACACTCTGCAAggagaaaatattgattttttttttcaattcctaCAAGATCGAGAAGGTTCTCTGCTAGTATACAGTGAATCATTATGAAAGACAAAACTTACTGCGAGACTTGGTTCATGGGATCCTCGGAGACCAGCTGAAGCTGTTCATACTTGTGCTCAAGGATCAAAGACACTTCACAGTTCATTAAACACTTTGCCTTCAAAAACTCTATTGCCAGAAACAACCAAACCCATTAAGAAAGGACAATACTTTTCAATTGTATTGCACTAAGATAAATtcgaatgaaaagaaaaaagctCTTATTTTTGTGAACAATGGAGAAGGAAATAGAGAGGTAGGTACCGTCTCCGATCTTGAGCTCGGCGgcgttctcttcttcttctccgactCCGGACATGGCGAGTGAAGGATATTGAACCCTAAGCTTTTCTTTTCTCGTCCCGACAGCGAAACAAGCAAAGCTACTTTTCTTTAGGTAGCAAAACtatttatagacaaaaaaaaaaagttaattagcAAAagctaaaaatttataattttcaaaattcctGATTAACcggtgaaataaataaatagtaatgatgtgattttagttaaataattttcaaaattcctGATTAACCGGTGTTATTTTCGCTAATGTATAGTATAACCATAGTTTTTTCTTGACATatgatgtaaaaatataatttttttttgatcagataaaaatatgttaaatcaGCAGATTGCTTACCAAACCGGATTTTgtaccaaaccaaaccaaaaccataGTATATATAAGCTGAAAGCAAATTACTTAATGGCCCAACAGTGGCCCATTAAGGATTATCGGCCGAAGAATCTGAGATTTCTTGTTCAAGGGGTTGGGGACTTTGCGATTTCTCTCAGTGCTCGGCAACTTCATaagctctttctctctctctctctatcgccTCCTTTCTCCGTTCCGTCACCATAACCTCAACTATTCTTGCTTCGAGTTGACTCATTGCGGTTTCTGCGATGGCGAGTTTTCGAATTCTCAGATCTgttattttacctttttatcGATGAATTGTACATCTCATTCCGTTTTGTAGTTTGAATCTCAGGGAGACAGCGGGAACCTCGAGGCGTCGATAGATCGGCTTCTGAATGAAGAGAAGCAGATGAGGCTCGCGGAGAACGTCGCCGGGACGAGGAAAGCCGCGACTGAGATTCTCCAGCTCTGTTTCGAAGCTAAGGACTGGAAGCTTCTCAACGAGCAGATTCTCAACCTCTCCAAGAAACGTGGCCAGCTTAAACAGGTATACACTTCGATTGAGAGCTCGCTCGTATTGAACATGGAGCTTTTTCAGATTGTTACATTGTGAACTTGCAGGCTGTGCAATCGATGGTGCAGCAAGCTATGCAGTATATCGATCAGACTCCAGATATTGAAACTCGGATTGAGCTTATTAAGACGTTGAACAATGTGTCTGCTGGAAAGGTAAACTGATGTTGTTTGGTATCTTCATCATATCGTTTTGTGTAATTGTTATCATTTGAACTTCGTATGTGTAGATATATGTTGAAATTGAGAGGGCTCGGCTGACAAGGAAGCTTGCTAAGATTAAGGAAGACCAGGGTCAGATCGCTGAGGCTGCAGATCTTATGCAAGAAGTTGCTGTAAGCTTTTTTACTACTTGATCCAGTGGAAATCCATTTTATTAAGTTAATCTCTGAAATGTGATGCTTTATAACAGGTGGAGACATTTGGCGCTATGGCCAAAACTGAGAAAATTGCATTTATCCTTGAACAAGTAAGGACTTACTCTGTATTGTTGTTTAGTATGATCTATTGGTCTCATTTTTTGTGCTAACTTATTTTTGTGTAATTTTCAAGGTCCGTTTGTGCTTGGATCGTCAAGATTATGTACGTGCACAAATCTTATCTAGGAAGATCAATCCTAGAGTTTTTGATGCAGAtacaaaaaaagataagaagaaaCCCAAGGAAGGTGAGAACATTGTAGAGGAGGCTCCTGCTGATATACCGACTTTGTTGGAGCTCAAGAGAATTTACTATGAGCTAATGATTAGGTAAAGTTTCTCTACCAGCACTGTTTTTGATTTGTGTTATGTGTCAATTTTGTAAGTTCTTTTCACTCACCAATGATTTGTTACATTTAGTTGCATTATATCCACATTGAGGTCTTTCTTTGGCCTTGTCGTCTTCTATAAATAATAGTTTGAAACACAACCATGTAGGTACTATTCTCATAACAATGAGTACCTTGAAATCTGCCGTAGCTACAAGTCAATATATGACATCCCTTCTGTTAAAGAAACCCCAGAGCAGTGGATTCCAGTAAGCATCATACCATTGGTTCGGTGTTTAAGTATAATATACATTCTGTGGTTACTGGTTAGTCTAAGAGTATCTTCTCTTTTGATTTTCAAACAAAAGATCCTGAGGAAGATCTGCTGGTTCTTGGTCTTGGCACCGCATGATCCAATGCAATCAAGCTTGCTCAATGCAACTTTGGAAGATAAGAACTTAACCGAAATTCCTGATTTCAAGTACTTTTTTTCCtccataaacttttttttttacggttGTTTTGGTTTCATATGAGTAGTCtcttatgttttatattgtttgatCCAGGATGCTTCTAAAACAGGTAGTGACAATGGAGGTTATTCAATGGACAGCTCTTTGGAACAAATACAAGGGTGAGTTTGAGAACGAGAAAAGCATGGTTGGAGGCTCTCTGGGTGACAAAGCTGGTGAAGATCTGAAATTGAGAATCATTGAACATGTAAGCCTCTCCTTGATAATCATTGTTGTTGGCTATGGCAGTTGCTGTTATTAATTTTCTGATTTCGTCTTTTTAATCTGCAGAATATTCTCGTTGTCTCTAAGTACTACTCAAGGATAACCTTGAAGAGACTTGCAGAGCTTTTATGCCTAAGCATTGAGGTAATTTGATCGGTTCTCTCTAATTGTATCAGATGCTTCTCATTTCTTAAGCGCTTTATACAATTGTATTCTGTTGGAATGATTTCAGGAGGCGGAGAAGTATCTCTCAGAGATGGTTGTGTCGAAGGCACTGATTGCAAAAATAGACAGACCATCAGGAATCGTGTGCTTCCAGATCGCAAAGGACAGCAACGAGATTCTCAACTCGTGGGCGGTGAATTTGGAGAAGCTCTTGGATCTTGTTGAAAAGAGTTGCCACCAAATCCACAAGGAAACCATGGTTCACAAAGCCGTACTGAGATCTTGAACATGTCGTTTATTGGTTTTTCGTGAAACCTTTTTTAAGGATCTTCGTTGAGTTATTAGCGTCTTtgtgtgaaagaaaaaaaaaactcagaaacAGTTGTTTCCTTGGCAAGACTTGAAAAATGTAGTTCTGTACACTAGTGGAGTTTTTGCCACTTCTTGGTTTTATCAGTCATCTGTTTTCTTCAGAGTATTGATTGTTGGTGCATTATTCTTGTTAAAAATTAaccaacataatcataaaagtTCAGAAATTTgattataataattaagaacatttcgtttataatttttaaagtatttacatAGCtagttattttatgaaaactttccaaCTAATAACTACTAGCAGCTTAacccccgcgcaagcgcggggttgTTGACATGGTTGTTGGTTCTTCTATCTCAAATTTCTGCAGG
Above is a window of Brassica napus cultivar Da-Ae chromosome A10, Da-Ae, whole genome shotgun sequence DNA encoding:
- the BNAA10G22230D gene encoding uncharacterized protein BNAA10G22230D isoform X2; this encodes MHRLKNSPWLSVPQFGDWDQKGGGTIPDYSMDFTKIREMRKQNKRDPSRASLGNEDELVKPPESATATAKLTTVHSENQHHFSPAHHHQPHSPSTRRSIFSCFNCCVKA
- the LOC106419340 gene encoding 26S proteasome non-ATPase regulatory subunit 12 homolog A-like, which translates into the protein MGDSGNLEASIDRLLNEEKQMRLAENVAGTRKAATEILQLCFEAKDWKLLNEQILNLSKKRGQLKQAVQSMVQQAMQYIDQTPDIETRIELIKTLNNVSAGKIYVEIERARLTRKLAKIKEDQGQIAEAADLMQEVAVETFGAMAKTEKIAFILEQVRLCLDRQDYVRAQILSRKINPRVFDADTKKDKKKPKEGENIVEEAPADIPTLLELKRIYYELMIRYYSHNNEYLEICRSYKSIYDIPSVKETPEQWIPILRKICWFLVLAPHDPMQSSLLNATLEDKNLTEIPDFKMLLKQVVTMEVIQWTALWNKYKGEFENEKSMVGGSLGDKAGEDLKLRIIEHNILVVSKYYSRITLKRLAELLCLSIEEAEKYLSEMVVSKALIAKIDRPSGIVCFQIAKDSNEILNSWAVNLEKLLDLVEKSCHQIHKETMVHKAVLRS
- the LOC106419052 gene encoding ABC transporter F family member 2, with the translated sequence MDLTMNLHSLNLRSTLFTSPLSCPTPSTLKLSSVSKPRRRVIFNIRATNELESLFLTEDHDRKPIVKHSNDGASAISSGVRLENISKRYEGVTVLKDVSWEVKKGEKVGLIGVNGAGKTTQLKIITGQEEPDSGNVIRAKPNMKVSFLSQEFEVSMGKTVKEEFMSAFNEEMEISRKLEKLQKGIEGAVDDLDLMGRLLDEFDSLQRRAQEVGLDSIDAKVSKIMPELGFCEEDADRLVASFSSGWQMRMSLGKILLQDPDLLLLDEPTNHLDLETIEWLEGYLSKQDVPMVIISHDRAFLDQLCTKIVETEMGVSRTFVGNYSQYVISKAEWVEAQYAAWEKQQKEIEATKDLIGRLSAGANSGRASSAEKKLEKLQEGEQIEKPFQRKQMKIRFPECGLSGRSVVTVKNLEFGFEDKMLFNKANLVIERGEKIAIIGPNGCGKSTLLKLIMGFEKPLRGEVILGEHNVLPNYFEQNQAEALDLDKTVIETVVEAAVDWRIDDIKGLLGRCNFKADMFDRKVSLLSGGEKARLAFCKFMVKPSTLLVLDEPTNHLDIPSKEMLEEAINEYKGTVITVSHDRYFIKQIVNRVIEVRDGGLKDYAGDYNYYLEKNMEARAKELEREAELEDKAPKVKAKSKMSKAEREARKKQKMRAFQASKKKSKSSKNAKRWN
- the BNAA10G22230D gene encoding uncharacterized protein BNAA10G22230D isoform X1, producing MEDDRKEKNSPWLSVPQFGDWDQKGGGTIPDYSMDFTKIREMRKQNKRDPSRASLGNEDELVKPPESATATAKLTTVHSENQHHFSPAHHHQPHSPSTRRSIFSCFNCCVKA
- the LOC106419055 gene encoding DNA-directed RNA polymerase II subunit 4, whose translation is MSGVGEEEENAAELKIGDEFLKAKCLMNCEVSLILEHKYEQLQLVSEDPMNQVSQVFEKSLQYVKRFSRYKNPDAVRQVREILSRHQLTEFELCVLGNLCPETAEEAVAMVPSLKTKGRAHSDEAIEKMLNDLSLVKRFE
- the LOC111201346 gene encoding uncharacterized protein LOC111201346; amino-acid sequence: MYQETQQLYQLWRLAIQERDEAREQLMHSLAELSQLRELLNTVLLSKEKIRSYYLEPADESTGHQNYSYDLFPGESPSNFSVNSCPLDLSVLSNQMCFVVENMRDYETVVLEMIGGVLPENGKFLQAVSEAGSLVESLFVAGPVPKWINPPVLSNHITGNWNYGGLEFGSGFQNRCHASV